From a single Bemisia tabaci chromosome 10, PGI_BMITA_v3 genomic region:
- the LOC109033354 gene encoding lactosylceramide 4-alpha-galactosyltransferase-like gives MFYRIVTHHLCKLAFLLLIVALFFVYFFVDRQQLTSFKSYWLDGIDTNTEEPRVPVCYKLPQDDERIPDVSDYRVQPNSIFFLETSCRNGTGLNLTIRQACTYESAAKAHPDTEILLLFPSPISLEDQPSLRLEMSAYPNLRLLRMNVERFVLDTPFEHFDFLARPHHNPRSVAHASDLLRLITLWKYGGTYLDSEFIVMEPLNSTVNYVAAADEISLNNAVLNINISSENGKQVIDELLEEFKDQYDLEGRTDGPKVVTRLFNRICNETEIRRMTPEKCMNFTVYPAPELPPSRENISRNSDENADQADKEEPSKRESQILDILKSLSKNKSVDVGSKLAFEIFAAEFCPVVYSILKGRA, from the exons atgttttatcgcATAGTAACTCATCACTTGTGCAAACTCGCATTCCTACTGTTGATCGTCGCTTTATTTTTCGTCTACTTTTTCGTGGATCGCCAGCAGTTGACTTCTTTCAAAAGTTACTGGCTCGATGGAATTGATACGAATACGGAGGAGCCTCGGGTTCCAGTCTGTTACAAACTGCCGCAAGATGATGAAAG AATCCCGGACGTCTCGGACTACCGCGTGCAGCCGAACAGCATCTTCTTCCTGGAGACCTCCTGCCGGAACGGGACCGGCCTGAACCTGACGATCCGCCAGGCGTGCACCTACGAGTCGGCGGCCAAGGCCCACCCGGACACGGAGATCCTCCTCCTCTTCCCCTCGCCCATCTCCCTGGAGGACCAACCCTCGCTCCGCCTCGAGATGTCCGCCTACCCCAACCTCCGCCTCCTCCGGATGAACGTCGAGCGCTTCGTCTTGGACACGCCGTTCGAGCACTTCGACTTCCTGGCGCGCCCGCACCACAACCCGCGCTCCGTGGCCCACGCCTCCGATCTGCTCAGGCTCATCACCTTGTGGAAGTATGGCGGCACTTATTTGGACTCGGAGTTCATCGTCATGGA ACCGCTGAACTCGACTGTGAACTACGTCGCTGCGGCTGACGAGATCTCGCTGAACAACGCCGTCCTAAACATTAACATCAGCTCGGAGAACGGGAAACAGGTGATCGATGAGTTACTGGAGGAATTCAAGGATCAATACGACTTGGAGGGGCGAACCGATGGACCCAAAGTGGTCACGCGCTTATTCAACAGGATCTGCAATGAAACAGAG ATTCGAAGAATGACTCCCGAGAAGTGCATGAATTTCACAGTTTATCCTGCCCCGGAACTTCCACCCTCGCGGGAGAACATTTCACGGAACTCGGATGAAAATGCCGATCAAGCCGACAAAGAGGAGCCGAGCAAACGAGAGTCGCAGATATTGGACATTTTGAAGTCCCTTAGCAAGAACAAATCCGTTGACGTCGGATCCAAATTggcctttgaaattttcgctgCTGAGTTTTGCCCCGTTGTCTACTCTATATTGAAGGGTCGGGCGTAA
- the LOC109033359 gene encoding lactosylceramide 4-alpha-galactosyltransferase-like: MIPSMKNKLIALAGFACLLYFMSYRGRPHSSMLGKYKRKNNESPTVPSCYLLPHDKSQLPDISDYSVRPNTTFFLETSCRHAGGVSLTVRQSCAFESAAKAHPDTEILVLFPAPVSMKSPPPHVKMLLKFANLKFLHVDVGRFFQGTPIKSTDFMEMMNKSAFAPSQASDILRLAALWKYGGAALDSDFVVLKSLYTKRNYIGQETKDRFSTAALNIDKNTGIGKLVIEEMLKDVQANPDFAMKYGDQMGTEIATRVLRKICKSEHASNMTDDKCGGFHVLPAPPESPLYPTGLEWEFFTRENQDKKRFERIRKDAWAVHMLGRESVKTSIKVGSNVFYGDLAAEFCPLVRSTVKDYY, translated from the exons ATGATTCcatccatgaaaaataaacttattGCTCTTGCTGGCTTTGCTTGTCTGTTGTATTTTATGTCGTATCGGGGACGTCCACATTCCAGCATGCTTGGGaagtacaaaagaaaaaataacgaatCTCCGACAGTTCCTTCTTGCTACTTACTGCCCCACGACAAGAGCCAGCTGCCCGATATATCCGACTACTCGGTCCGGCCGAATACTACTTTTTTTCTGGAGACGTCTTGCCGTCATGCCGGCGGGGTGAGTCTGACCGTCCGCCAATCGTGTGCCTTCGAATCGGCGGCCAAAGCGCATCCGGATACGGAAATTCTGGTGTTGTTTCCGGCCCCTGTTTCGATGAAAAGCCCACCGCCGCACGTCAAGATGTTGCTGAAATTTgccaacttaaaatttttgcatgTGGACGTCGGGAGATTTTTTCAAGGCACGCCGATCAAAAGTACCGATTTTATGGAGATGATGAATAAAAGTGCGTTCGCACCCTCTCAGGCATCTGATATTCTGCGGTTGGCCGCCTTGTGGAAGTACGGTGGTGCCGCTCTAGACTCGGATTTCGTCGTCTTAAA GTCTCTATATACGAAGCGTAACTATATCGGCCAAGAAACCAAGGACAGGTTCAGCACTGCAGCTCTAAATATTGACAAAAACACAGGGATTGGGAAACTCGTAATCGAGGAAATGTTAAAAGATGTCCAGGCTAATCCCGACTTCGCTATGAAATATGGGGATCAGATGGGGACTGAAATAGCGACACGAGTTCTTCGGAAGATATGCAAATCAGAGCAC gCCTCCAACATGACCGATGACAAATGCGGTGGATTCCATGTGCTGCCGGCTCCCCCAGAGTCTCCATTGTACCCGACAGGGTTGGAGTGGGAATTCTTCACCAGAGAAAATCAGGATAAAAAACGCTTCGAAAGAATCAGAAAGGATGCATGGGCGGTGCATATGCTCGGTCGTGAGTCTGTAAAGACTAGCATTAAGGTCGGCAGCAATGTTTTTTACGGGGACCTCGCAGCCGAGTTTTGTCCCTTGGTCCGGTCTACCGTCAAGGACTACTATTGA
- the LOC109033413 gene encoding lactosylceramide 4-alpha-galactosyltransferase: MFYRFNSVYRALILVFVMFCLFFYMFANIKLGHVKPKKHRVSRDKGYQNSRAPWCYKLPQEDDEVLDISDYPVKPNSIFFVETSCRHGNNLGLTVRQACTYESTARAHPNSEILILFPAPVFLDADPLPHIREVLSFPNVKLLRVNVERYLKDTPLENFDFVTKMGRSKFSMSHASDYLRFVTLWKYGGTYLDSDFIVIRPLNSIDNFIAAEDENRVNVAVLNVNISSEIGKYAAEEFLKESIRRFNPREWAENGPGSATRVIKRICKETRTRRMTREKCKGFTVYTPPPESPFYPTALKWRFFFNEWVDWKYFDKIKRESIALHMLGHLSDTKRIKKGARKPYDILAREFCPKVYATIKKYY, translated from the exons ATGTTCTACAGATTCAACTCAGTGTACAGAGCTTTAATCCTTGTGTTTGTTATGTTTTGCCTGTTCTTTTATATGTTCGCAAACATCAAGCTTGGTCATGTGAAACCCAAGAAACACAGGGTGTCCCGAGACAAAGGGTACCAAAATTCCCGGGCTCCGTGGTGTTATAAACTACCACAAGAGGACGACGAGGTTCTCGATATATCAGACTACCCTGTGAAACCTAACAGCATTTTTTTCGTGGAAACATCCTGCCGGCATGGAAATAACCTCGGTCTGACGGTGCGGCAAGCCTGTACTTATGAGTCGACCGCCAGAGCGCACCCCAACTcggaaattctgattttatttccagCCCCTGTTTTTTTGGACGCGGATCCCCTGCCCCATATAAGGGAAGTGTTATCCTTTCCGAATGTGAAACTGTTGCGTGTGAATGTCGAGAGGTATCTAAAGGATACGCCTCTTGAGAACTTTGACTTCGTGACGAAAATGGGGAGGAGTAAATTCTCGATGTCGCATGCATCCGACTATCTACGCTTTGTGACGTTGTGGAAGTATGGCGGGACATACCTGGATTCTGATTTTATCGTGATAAG GCCTTTGAATTCAATCGACAACTTCATCGCCGCGGAAGACGAGAACCGAGTCAACGTTGCGGTtttaaacgttaatatctcctCTGAAATTGGAAAATATGCTGCTGAAGAGTTCTTAAAAGAATCTATCCGCAGATTCAACCCGAGAGAATGGGCTGAGAATGGGCCTGGATCGGCGACTAGAGTCATCAAGAGAATCTGCAAAGAAACTCGA ACTCGCAGGATGACGCGGGAAAAGTGTAAGGGCTTCACTGTGTACACACCTCCGCCAGAGTCGCCATTCTATCCGACTGCCTTGAAGTGGAGGTTCTTTTTCAACGAATGGGTGGACTGGAAATACTTCGATAAGATCAAACGGGAGTCTATAGCCTTACACATGTTGGGTCATCTTTCGGACACGAAGCGCATTAAGAAGGGCGCCAGGAAGCCGTACGACATTCTCGCCCGGGAGTTCTGCCCGAAAGTTTACGCCACCATCAAAAAGTACTATTGA
- the LOC109033412 gene encoding uncharacterized protein isoform X2: MLKTFFEMEIGPDGSKVEQNMTRNCRVFADKNLKIFQDPEFFKANCAKYPVMHLDFGEIDATTREDFYVSFNHLIRKLFLKFAYLSKSKKIAKSELRALNDVLELEEDDFLDVPVLMRTGKQLAELIFKHHGERVILLIDNYDTPIKQAIMSKAIDEDETTDIVEFLTLFIDKLISKKDHVFKSLFTGCLTAGEVYLQKNNDNTRIVSIFRDLALSSFYGFQEADVEDLLKKFGKKAEEIDELRTWYGGYYVEGSHKLLFNPNSILRYLETGKLKGYFELSDDLKVLEPFFDFDMVGEMGEGLLGTDIMVLPHGTESIEKLLFLKSMFCDDEWYVLYLHRMIQFFMELGYYTSYRRIPNPVVGDAVNIAHPNTETREDFRKLVFTPVFYKTKFNVSDEHVGGFIRSIEGLSPERATFVAFASAVERVFHWRKPRDVDELVTVLRALAVVGRKLPYVDREGNTLLVKRNDSVGVVVGAAFVKSSGKMVLSRILESRVYEKVKKEVKTVILIGLFMDSIGQCDVEYVYDKFDLAERQRAVAPRTPPPPTTTTTAAPRFTWPTRRGYSQ, from the exons ATGCTGAAGACCTTTTTCGAGATGGAAATCGGTCCAGATGGGAGCAAG GTTGAGCAAAATATGACCCGAAATTGCCGAGTATTTGCCGACAAGaatctgaaaatatttcaagacCCAGAATTTTTCAAGGCGAATTGTGCAAAGTACCCGGTGATGCACTTGGACTTCGGGGAGATCGACGCGACAACACGTGAGGATTTCTACGTAAGCTTCAATCACttgatccgaaaacttttcttgaaattcgCCTACTTATCGAAAAGTAAGAAGATCGCCAAATCCGAACTGAGAGCTTTGAATGACGTCCTTGAACTCGAAGAGGATGATTTTTTGGATGTACCGGTTCTCATGCGAACTGGGAAACAATTAGCAGAGTTAATATTCAAGCACCATGGTGAAAG ggtaatTCTCCTGATCGATAATTACGACACCCCGATAAAACAGGCAATCATGAGCAAAGCAATCGACGAAGACGAAACAACCGACATCGTGGAATTTCTGACTCTGTTCATCGACAAGCTCATCTCCAAGAAAGACCACGTGTTCAAGTCACTATTTACAGGCTGCCTCACCGCCGGCGAGGTCTACCTGCAGAAGAACAACGACAACACAAGGATAGTCTCCATCTTCCGGGACTTGGCCTTGTCGTCCTTCTACGGGTTCCAGGAAGCCGACGTAGAGGATCTACTTAAGAAATTCGGGAAGAAAGCAGAAGAAATTGACGAGTTGCGAACATGGTACGGCGGTTACTACGTAGAGGGCTCGCATAAGCTCCTCTTCAACCCGAATTCTATCCTCCGATACCTGGAGACCGGCAAACTGAAAGGGTACTTCGAACTATCCGACGACTTGAAGGTGCTGGAGCCGTTCTTCGATTTCGATATGGTCGGCGAGATGGGGGAAGGCCTGCTCGGAACAGACATCATGGTGCTCCCGCACGGGACGGAGTCTATAGAGAAGTTGCTCTTCCTGAAAAGCATGTTCTGTGATGACGAGTGGTACGTGCTGTACCTCCACCGCATGATTCAGTTCTTCATGGAGCTCGGCTATTACACCTCGTATAGGCGGATCCCCAACCCGGTAGTCGGAGACGCCGTGAACATAGCCCACCCCAACACTGAGACTCGCGAAGATTTCCGAAAACTCGTTTTTACCCCCGTCTTCTACAAAACGAAATTCAACGTATCTGACGAACACGTGGGTGGTTTTATCCGGAGTATCGAGGGACTCTCGCCAGAGCGCGCCACGTTCGTGGCTTTCGCGTCGGCGGTCGAGCGCGTCTTCCATTGGCGGAAGCCGCGGGATGTTGATGAGCTGGTTACCGTCCTGCGCGCTCTAGCGGTGGTCGGCCGGAAGCTCCCGTACGTCGACAGGGAGGGAAATACCTTGTTGGTCAAGCGGAACGATAGTGTGGGGGTGGTTGTGGGGGCGGCGTTCGTCAAGTCTTCCGGTAAGATGGTGCTGTCGCGGATCCTGGAAAGCAGGGTTTACGAGAAGGTGAAGAAGGAGGTGAAGACGGTGATTCTGATTGGGTTGTTCATGGACTCGATAGGACAGTGCGACGTGGAGTATGTGTACGACAAGTTTGACTTGGCCGAAAGACAGAGGGCGGTAGCTCCGAGGACACCACCACCGCCGACGACGACAACCACCGCTGCACCACGGTTTACGTGGCCTACGAGAAGAGGATATTCTCAAtga
- the LOC109033412 gene encoding uncharacterized protein isoform X1 — MATSSRSTNSFYQPISRVIFKLVISLLIAIVLHACETHGFLNLNPEENDAQTNSKGSGLRPLGGPPPETVSKPPVHQFSELTNLRTFVDKTLFIKHFFINGPDNIIIIAPRFFSKSTNLNMLKTFFEMEIGPDGSKVEQNMTRNCRVFADKNLKIFQDPEFFKANCAKYPVMHLDFGEIDATTREDFYVSFNHLIRKLFLKFAYLSKSKKIAKSELRALNDVLELEEDDFLDVPVLMRTGKQLAELIFKHHGERVILLIDNYDTPIKQAIMSKAIDEDETTDIVEFLTLFIDKLISKKDHVFKSLFTGCLTAGEVYLQKNNDNTRIVSIFRDLALSSFYGFQEADVEDLLKKFGKKAEEIDELRTWYGGYYVEGSHKLLFNPNSILRYLETGKLKGYFELSDDLKVLEPFFDFDMVGEMGEGLLGTDIMVLPHGTESIEKLLFLKSMFCDDEWYVLYLHRMIQFFMELGYYTSYRRIPNPVVGDAVNIAHPNTETREDFRKLVFTPVFYKTKFNVSDEHVGGFIRSIEGLSPERATFVAFASAVERVFHWRKPRDVDELVTVLRALAVVGRKLPYVDREGNTLLVKRNDSVGVVVGAAFVKSSGKMVLSRILESRVYEKVKKEVKTVILIGLFMDSIGQCDVEYVYDKFDLAERQRAVAPRTPPPPTTTTTAAPRFTWPTRRGYSQ; from the exons ACAGTCTCAAAGCCGCCGGTTCACCAGTTCTCGGAGCTTACCAATTTGCGTACGTTCGTTGACAAAACTTTGTTCATCAAACACTTTTTCATCAATGGTCCCGACAACATCATCATTATAGCTCCACGTTTCTTCTCCAAGTCTACCAATCTCAACATGCTGAAGACCTTTTTCGAGATGGAAATCGGTCCAGATGGGAGCAAG GTTGAGCAAAATATGACCCGAAATTGCCGAGTATTTGCCGACAAGaatctgaaaatatttcaagacCCAGAATTTTTCAAGGCGAATTGTGCAAAGTACCCGGTGATGCACTTGGACTTCGGGGAGATCGACGCGACAACACGTGAGGATTTCTACGTAAGCTTCAATCACttgatccgaaaacttttcttgaaattcgCCTACTTATCGAAAAGTAAGAAGATCGCCAAATCCGAACTGAGAGCTTTGAATGACGTCCTTGAACTCGAAGAGGATGATTTTTTGGATGTACCGGTTCTCATGCGAACTGGGAAACAATTAGCAGAGTTAATATTCAAGCACCATGGTGAAAG ggtaatTCTCCTGATCGATAATTACGACACCCCGATAAAACAGGCAATCATGAGCAAAGCAATCGACGAAGACGAAACAACCGACATCGTGGAATTTCTGACTCTGTTCATCGACAAGCTCATCTCCAAGAAAGACCACGTGTTCAAGTCACTATTTACAGGCTGCCTCACCGCCGGCGAGGTCTACCTGCAGAAGAACAACGACAACACAAGGATAGTCTCCATCTTCCGGGACTTGGCCTTGTCGTCCTTCTACGGGTTCCAGGAAGCCGACGTAGAGGATCTACTTAAGAAATTCGGGAAGAAAGCAGAAGAAATTGACGAGTTGCGAACATGGTACGGCGGTTACTACGTAGAGGGCTCGCATAAGCTCCTCTTCAACCCGAATTCTATCCTCCGATACCTGGAGACCGGCAAACTGAAAGGGTACTTCGAACTATCCGACGACTTGAAGGTGCTGGAGCCGTTCTTCGATTTCGATATGGTCGGCGAGATGGGGGAAGGCCTGCTCGGAACAGACATCATGGTGCTCCCGCACGGGACGGAGTCTATAGAGAAGTTGCTCTTCCTGAAAAGCATGTTCTGTGATGACGAGTGGTACGTGCTGTACCTCCACCGCATGATTCAGTTCTTCATGGAGCTCGGCTATTACACCTCGTATAGGCGGATCCCCAACCCGGTAGTCGGAGACGCCGTGAACATAGCCCACCCCAACACTGAGACTCGCGAAGATTTCCGAAAACTCGTTTTTACCCCCGTCTTCTACAAAACGAAATTCAACGTATCTGACGAACACGTGGGTGGTTTTATCCGGAGTATCGAGGGACTCTCGCCAGAGCGCGCCACGTTCGTGGCTTTCGCGTCGGCGGTCGAGCGCGTCTTCCATTGGCGGAAGCCGCGGGATGTTGATGAGCTGGTTACCGTCCTGCGCGCTCTAGCGGTGGTCGGCCGGAAGCTCCCGTACGTCGACAGGGAGGGAAATACCTTGTTGGTCAAGCGGAACGATAGTGTGGGGGTGGTTGTGGGGGCGGCGTTCGTCAAGTCTTCCGGTAAGATGGTGCTGTCGCGGATCCTGGAAAGCAGGGTTTACGAGAAGGTGAAGAAGGAGGTGAAGACGGTGATTCTGATTGGGTTGTTCATGGACTCGATAGGACAGTGCGACGTGGAGTATGTGTACGACAAGTTTGACTTGGCCGAAAGACAGAGGGCGGTAGCTCCGAGGACACCACCACCGCCGACGACGACAACCACCGCTGCACCACGGTTTACGTGGCCTACGAGAAGAGGATATTCTCAAtga